GGAATTCCTTTGGCAACCCAGCTCATGATTTTCTACTTTGTTGTTTTTGCTCCTCTTGGACTTGACCGTGTGCTGGTTGCGACTCTTGCCTATGGAATAAATTCCGGGGCTTACTGCACAGAGATTTTCCGCGCTGGAATTCAAGGCGTGGATTCCGGGCAGATGGAAGCAGGACGTTCCTTGGGACTGAACTACTGGCAGACTCTTACAATGATAATTTTTCCGCAGGCAGCAAAAGCTGTTCTTCCTACTTACACAAGCGAATTCATAGTTCTTATAAAAGAAACTTCCGTGGCAAGCTTTATTGCAGTTATGGATCTTACAAAAGCCGGCGACATGATCCGCAACGCAACTTACAACGCCTGGATTCCGCTTCTTTCATGCGCGCTTATATATCTTTGCCTTACGCTTGGGCTTACAAAGCTGTTTTCGATTCTTGAAAAAAGGATGGCAAAAAGTGATAGAGACTAAAGACTTGAAAATAAGCTTTGGAGAGCTGAAAGTTCTAAAAGGCATAACGCAGACAATAAAGCAGGGCGAAAAAGTTGTAATAATCGGGCCTTCCGGCTCTGGAAAATCCACTTTTCTGCGCTGCCTTAATCTTCTTGAAACTCCAGATTCCGGCTCTATTCTTTTTGAAGGAAACGACATCACAAGCAAAAATGCGGATATAAATCTTGTGCGCCGCCAGATGGGAATGGTTTTTCAGCATTTCAATCTTTTTCCGCATCTTACAGTTCTAAAAAATATCACTCTTGCGCCGGTTAAGCTGAAGCTCCTTTCTCAAAATCAGGCGAATGAAAAAGCGATGGAACTTTTGGAGCGGATTGGACTTGCGGACAAAGCGAATGTTTATCCTTCAACTTTAAGCGGCGGACAGAAGCAGAGAATTGCGATTGTGCGTTCCCTTGCAATGTCGCCTAAAGTCATGCTCTTTGACGAGCCTACCAGCGCGCTTGACCCGGAAATGGTCGGCGAAGTTCTTTCCGTTATGAAGGAGCTTGCAAAGGGCGGAATGACAATGGTTGTTGTAACGCATGAAATGGGATTTGCCCGAGAAGTTGCTGACCGTGTTGTTTTTATGGAAGACGGAATTGTTGCGGAAGAAGGAACTCCGTCGCAGATTTTTGACTCTCCAAAGTCCGAGAGATTAAAGAAATTCCTCAACTGCATTTTGTAAAAATCACTTTCTGTTGACAGTGGCTGCATTTTGTGCGGCCATTTTTTTTTATAATTTAAATCAAAAACTTGAATTCCGTCCAAATTTGAATCATAATATCTTTATGCACTGGAGGTTTTATAATGTCAATGGAATACACTTACTGGAAAGATAAAGATTTTTACATTGGATATTTGAATGATTTTCCGGACTACAAGACGCAGGCATATTCTATAAGTGAGCTGGAAGAAAATCTTCGTAGTCTTTACGATGACATAAAAAGTGATGAGATTCCGTTTATCCGCCATGTTGGAAAACTGGAGATGGTATAATATTCTGAGATAAACGAATATCTTGCGAAGTCTATATTGAAAAAACTCAAGAATGATGATTTTTCAGAGTTATGACGTTTTATAAGCACTGGAGGTTTTTTATGAGAAAATTTGGTTTTTCTGCGCTGGTTTCTTTTTTATTTTTGCTGGCTTCTTGCATGAACCTGGGCGGCTCATCTGGAAGCGACGGCGCAATACGTGTTGCAGTTCCTGGAAGCGGTTCGCGCGGCGCATACACTCTTAGCAAGGAAAATGCAAAGACATATAAAGTAGCCCTTTTATTGGACAGCGAAAACATAAAAACTCAAACTTCCGAGGCGGGGGGGGCGGACATAGTATTTGACGAGCTTGAGCCTGCCACTTACACAGTTCAAGTGGAAGCTTATGACACAGCTGATGTTCTTCTTGCAAGAAAAAGCGAGACTGTAAAAGTTACCGCTGGCGATACTGCGGAATGCAATGTGATTCTTAAGCTTTTTGCAAGCAGTATTCTGGACAGCGGATATATACTGTGGAAGTATAGTGATACAGCTTATACAAATTATTTTGAAGGCTTTTCTAGCATATCTGAAAATACTAATGTAACAAGCACATCGATTTCTGACAATTCTCTATCTTTTGCAGAAGATACGGATGGTAATAAGTATGTAATGATATTAAATTATGATGATAATCATTATTATATAAAATCTACTAGCAATATTACTTCAGAAATTTCAACAGATATAAACTTATTTCCTTTCCAAGATTCTCTTTATTATGATGATTCCGCAGATGTTTTATGGACTGGATTGTATTCTTATGATGAGAATAATGATACTAATATAATTTGTTTTTCAAAGATAAAAGAATTGGATAACAATGGCAGAACACCAAAAGATTCAGATTTTAGTATTCCTTTTGATGATAGTGATTTTTGTTCTTTTGCAATTCAAGGAAATATTCTTTATCTTTCATATATAAAAAAGGATGCATATTACTTACAGCGTGCTACAATTACAGAAAAAGCTGACGGCACATTTGCGGTTTCTAAAGTCGGCGCGGCAAAAACAGTTTCTGACCTTGGTGTTTCCGGCGCGATTACAGATATTGCAATCCTTTATGACGGAACGGTTTATGTTCTTGTTTCAAATGTGGGCAATACAGCAGGCGATTTTGAGGACTCGTTTAAATATGAATATGACCAAAGCAACACAATGTACAGCCGCGGCGCGCTCTTAAAAATTCAAAGCACAGATTCAGGATTTGAAGTCGTTGACACATTGGGCTGGACAGATTCTTCGAGAACAATAGCTCCTGTTGGGGACGCAATATATAATGGAAAAGCTTTAAGCTCTTTGACAGCTTACATTCCGTCTCTTTCTGAAAACAGTAATAAATTCTACGGGCCACGTAGGTTTGTTGCAATAAGGCCAAAGGAAATTGCAATTGCGGACTGCGGCGCAAACTTTGTAATGCCAAACTTAACAAAAAAAACTTATGGAAAAATGTTTGCCCACAATAGGGTTTTAACTGTAAATCTATCTAATTTTGCAATCAGTAATGTTACGAAACTTGAAAATATAAACTTTAGCGGTCTTACTTTAAATGTAGTAAAAGGAAATATCTCCGGGTATATAGAAGCTAACAACTGTCAATATCAAACTGCTGAAGAAATATAAAAGAGCAATAGTTTGTTTTATTAGTGAATGCGTTTATTAAGTTTTATTTGCGCAACTCTCTAAAAATTGCAGAAAATCAGTTTTTGCACTTGAAGAAATATGCAAAATAATATAAACTGTTTTTCATTCGGCGCTTTAGCTCAGCTGGATTAGAGCATCTGCCTTCTAAGCAGAGGGTCGACGGTTCGAGCCCGCCAAGCGTCACTAGTCCGTTTCTGTTTTTCGGAAGCGGACTTTTTTATTTTTAAATTATTTGTTCTTATATGCCATTTTCTTTGTATCGTAACTACAGACAAACTGTGCAATAGCCACAAGCAAACTGTACAACCGCCCCAGTTTGATTGTGCTTACGCCCCAGACAAACTGTATAGCCGTCCCAGTCAAGCTGTGCCGTAACTACAGATAAACTGTATAACAAGTACAGCCGAACTGTACAACGTATTTACAGATTCTGTGCCGCAGAGCCGCGCAATGTGCAGTTGCCGGTCAGGGCAAACACATTATAAATAATTTAAGTAGCCCAAATGTCGAGTTTTATAATTTAATGTCATTATCGGGCTTGACCCGATAATCTATTGAAAATTTCCAACAGATTCCCGTGTCGTAGCACTGGAATGACACTTAAATTACTGTTCTTATCAAAACTCGACATTTTGGCTAGTTACTTTGCAACAATCAGCGTGTAGTGCATTATTGCGCGATTTTGAACCACGAAACCGTGCCAGGGAGCCAGTTTTATGCTGAATACATTTATAATGCGCTTGACCTGAGCTTCCGGTTTCCAAACATTGCAATTTTCCTATAATATCAGTATATTTTAGGTCATATACGAGAACTTTTTATAATGAGGAACTTTATGGCAGAACCGCTGCTTTCAATTCAAGATTTGTGCACATCTGTTGGTGAAAAACAGATTCTTAAAAATATTTCATTGGACGTTGCTCCCGGAGAAATCCATGTTCTTATGGGACCGAACGGAGCTGGAAAATCAACTTTGGGCTATACTTTGATGGGAAGCCCTGAATATTCTGTAACCGGCGGAAAAATTATCTTTAACGGGCAGGACATCACTTCTGATTCTGCGGACAAAAGGGCAAAGGCAGGCATTTTTCTTAGCTTCCAGGAGCCGCTTGAAGTTCCGGGCGTTTCGCTTGAATCGTTTATCCGCTCGTCCATGCAGCAGGTTACAGGCCAGAAAGTAAAGCTCATGCAGTTCAGCCGCGAGCTTGAAAAAAACATGGATTTGCTAAAAATGGATCACAGCTATGCTTCGCGCGATTTGAACGTTGGGTTCAGTGGCGGAGAAAAAAAGAAGAGCGAAATCCTTCAGCTTTTGATGCTTAAGCCTAAACTTGCCATTCTTGATGAAACAGACTCTGGACTTGATGTTGATGCCTGCCGCATTGTTTCCGAGGGAATCAAAAAATACATGGAAGCTTCCGGCGGCTCTTTGATTGTAATAACCCATTCAACTAGAATTCTTGAAAATCTTTCCGTGGATAAAACTCATATTATTGTAAAAGGCCGGCTTGTTCATACCGGGGATGGAAGCCTTGTTCAGAAGATAAACGAGGAAGGCTTTGACGGCTTTATTCCGCAGGAAATAAAAGATGCCGAGCGCAAGGAACAGCTTGCCGCCGCTGCAAAAGCCGCAATGGACGCTGTAAAGATGAACGCTGCCAACGGCGGACTTTAATCAGGAAAATTGTTTATGGGTGAAGAAAAAACACAAGTTTCAGATATTGACCGTTCTCTTTATGATTTCCGCTACGAGGAAAGCGACAGGGACTTTTATAAAATCCGCGCAGGTCTTGACGATTCAATTGTCCAGAAGCTAAGCGAGGAAAAAAGCGACCCTGAATGGATGAAAGAGTTCCGCTTAAAGAGCCTTCATTTGTTCAATGAAATAAATGAGCCTGACTGGGGACCAGACATCCGCGACTTGGACATTCAGAAAATTGTAACTTATGTAAAGCCTAAGACTGAAATGGCTGCAAAGTGGGCTGACGTTCCAAAAGACATAAAGGACACTTTTGAAAAACTTGGAATTCCAGAAGCGGAGCGTGAAAGCCTTGCCGGAGTGGGAGCGCAGTACGACAGCGAAGTTGTTTACCATAATGTTATAAAGGAAGTTGCGGAGCAGGGTGTAATCTACACTGATTTTGAGTCGGCGTTAAAAAGCGATGAATGGGGCGGAATGGTAAAGGAATATTTTATGCACCTTGTTCCTCCGTCTGACCATAAATTTGCGGCTCTTCACGGCGCTGTCTGGAGCGGCGGAAGTTTTGTCTATGTTCCAAAAAATGTAAAAGTAAAGATTCCTTTGCAGTCATATTTCAGGCTGAATGCGGCAGGAGCCGGGCAGTTTGAGCATACGTTGATTATTGTGGACGAGGGCGCGGACTTGCATTTTATTGAAGGGTGTTCCGCTCCAAAATACAATGTTGCGAATCTTCATGCTGGCTGCGTTGAGCTTTATGTAAAGAAAAATGCCCGGCTTCGTTATTCAACAATTGAAAACTGGTCAAAGAATATGTACAACCTGAATACAAAGCGCGCCATCGTTGAAGAAAACGGACGCATGGAATGGGTTTCCG
The sequence above is drawn from the uncultured Treponema sp. genome and encodes:
- a CDS encoding amino acid ABC transporter permease, which produces MFDSIYDTLISGQRWLLLLQGLGVTIYIAIVAIILGTILGAVFALFKISKNPVLRIIAEIYTTVIRGIPLATQLMIFYFVVFAPLGLDRVLVATLAYGINSGAYCTEIFRAGIQGVDSGQMEAGRSLGLNYWQTLTMIIFPQAAKAVLPTYTSEFIVLIKETSVASFIAVMDLTKAGDMIRNATYNAWIPLLSCALIYLCLTLGLTKLFSILEKRMAKSDRD
- a CDS encoding amino acid ABC transporter ATP-binding protein, which codes for MIETKDLKISFGELKVLKGITQTIKQGEKVVIIGPSGSGKSTFLRCLNLLETPDSGSILFEGNDITSKNADINLVRRQMGMVFQHFNLFPHLTVLKNITLAPVKLKLLSQNQANEKAMELLERIGLADKANVYPSTLSGGQKQRIAIVRSLAMSPKVMLFDEPTSALDPEMVGEVLSVMKELAKGGMTMVVVTHEMGFAREVADRVVFMEDGIVAEEGTPSQIFDSPKSERLKKFLNCIL
- a CDS encoding type II toxin-antitoxin system HicB family antitoxin, which translates into the protein MSMEYTYWKDKDFYIGYLNDFPDYKTQAYSISELEENLRSLYDDIKSDEIPFIRHVGKLEMV
- the sufC gene encoding Fe-S cluster assembly ATPase SufC, with protein sequence MAEPLLSIQDLCTSVGEKQILKNISLDVAPGEIHVLMGPNGAGKSTLGYTLMGSPEYSVTGGKIIFNGQDITSDSADKRAKAGIFLSFQEPLEVPGVSLESFIRSSMQQVTGQKVKLMQFSRELEKNMDLLKMDHSYASRDLNVGFSGGEKKKSEILQLLMLKPKLAILDETDSGLDVDACRIVSEGIKKYMEASGGSLIVITHSTRILENLSVDKTHIIVKGRLVHTGDGSLVQKINEEGFDGFIPQEIKDAERKEQLAAAAKAAMDAVKMNAANGGL
- the sufB gene encoding Fe-S cluster assembly protein SufB, whose product is MGEEKTQVSDIDRSLYDFRYEESDRDFYKIRAGLDDSIVQKLSEEKSDPEWMKEFRLKSLHLFNEINEPDWGPDIRDLDIQKIVTYVKPKTEMAAKWADVPKDIKDTFEKLGIPEAERESLAGVGAQYDSEVVYHNVIKEVAEQGVIYTDFESALKSDEWGGMVKEYFMHLVPPSDHKFAALHGAVWSGGSFVYVPKNVKVKIPLQSYFRLNAAGAGQFEHTLIIVDEGADLHFIEGCSAPKYNVANLHAGCVELYVKKNARLRYSTIENWSKNMYNLNTKRAIVEENGRMEWVSGSFGSHISYLYPTTILKGDNSSVEFTGITFAGKGQNLDTGAKMVHIGKNTSTVINTKSISKGGGECTYRSSIVVNKGAKNSKASVDCSSLMLDDESRSDTVPAMNVMTDDCDIGHEAKIGRISNKAIFYLMSRGISEEDARAMIVSGFANPVSKELPLEYAVEMNNLIQLEMKGSM